The following are from one region of the Coffea eugenioides isolate CCC68of chromosome 2, Ceug_1.0, whole genome shotgun sequence genome:
- the LOC113762787 gene encoding 2-methoxy-6-polyprenyl-1,4-benzoquinol methylase, mitochondrial-like, whose amino-acid sequence MATALRSLTRAMRRSKLLSMYSSGYMLHSHATSFGYKEVREEEKSQMVGNVFTSVASNYDLMNDLMSGGLHRLWKDRLVSKLNPFPGMKHLDVAGGTGDVAFRILESINSVKRRALQDSPEDNLLEETQIFVCDINPNMLNVGKKRAQERGLAEDRALVWVEGDAEALNFEDNSMDGYTIAFGIRNVTHIEKALAEAYRVLKRGGRFLCLELSHVEVPIFKEL is encoded by the exons ATGGCAACAGCTTTGCGATCATTAACCCGGGCTATGAGGAGATCGAAACTGTTATCCATGTATAGTTCAGGATATATGTTGCACTCTCATGCTACTAGTTTTG GGTATAAAGAGGTGCGGGAGGAAGAAAAGAGCCAAATGGTTGGTAACGTTTTCACCAGTGTTGCCTCAAACTATGACCTAATGAATGACTTGATGAGTGGTGGATTACATAGATTATGGAAGGACAG ATTGGTTTCCAAGTTGAATCCTTTCCCTGGAATGAAGCATCTTGATGTGGCTGGTGGTACAG GGGATGTTGCTTTTAGGATTCTAGAAAGTATAAACAGTGTTAAACGTAGAGCTTTGCAAGATTCTCCTGAAGATAATTTGCTGGAGGAAACTCAGATTTTTGTGTGCGACATCAACCCAAACATGTTAAATGTTGGTAAGAAGCGGGCACAAGAGAGAG GTCTTGCTGAGGATAGAGCTCTTGTCTGGGTAGAAGGAGATGCAGAAGCTTTGAATTTTGAAGACAATTCAATGGATGGTTACACAATTGCCTTTGGGATCAGAAATGTTACGCATATTGAAAAAGCTCTTGCAGAAGCTTATAG GGTGCTTAAACGAGGGGGAAGATTTCTTTGCCTTGAACTGAGCCATGTTGAAGTTCCAATTTTCAAGGAACTGTAA